One segment of Streptomyces sp. NA02950 DNA contains the following:
- the mshD gene encoding mycothiol synthase gives MNDVVNETAGARRIEVLEELTPAVVQDVLRLIAESARTDGQQAVSEQGRLQLRGQRPGVRHLVLREPSGELVGYAQLEDTDPVEAPAAELVVHPAHRGQGHGRALGVTLLKESGKRLRVWAHGGHASARHLAQVLGLTLFRELRQMRRPLGSPAELGIDEPALPEGITVRTFRPGEDDAAWLAANAAAFAHHPEQGSLTQRDLDDRMGEVWFDPQGFFLAERAGEIVGFHWTKVHGEERLGEVYVVGVRPDAQGGGLGRALTAIGLRHLAAQGLPTAMLYVDADNLAAVSVYDRLGFVTHETDLMYRTET, from the coding sequence ATGAATGACGTGGTGAACGAGACGGCCGGCGCCCGGCGTATCGAGGTCCTCGAGGAGCTCACGCCCGCTGTGGTCCAGGATGTGCTGCGCCTGATCGCGGAATCCGCGCGCACCGACGGTCAGCAGGCGGTGTCCGAGCAGGGGCGGCTGCAACTGCGGGGGCAGCGACCGGGGGTACGGCATCTGGTGCTGCGCGAGCCGAGCGGGGAGCTGGTCGGCTACGCACAGCTGGAGGACACCGATCCGGTGGAGGCCCCGGCCGCCGAACTGGTCGTCCACCCGGCCCACCGCGGCCAGGGGCACGGCCGGGCGCTGGGGGTGACCCTGCTGAAGGAGTCCGGCAAGCGGCTGCGGGTGTGGGCGCACGGCGGCCATGCCTCCGCCCGCCATCTCGCCCAGGTACTGGGGCTGACCCTGTTCCGCGAGCTGCGTCAGATGCGGCGGCCCCTGGGATCGCCCGCGGAGCTGGGCATCGACGAGCCCGCGCTGCCGGAGGGGATCACCGTACGGACCTTCAGGCCCGGTGAGGACGACGCCGCCTGGCTGGCGGCCAACGCCGCGGCCTTCGCCCACCACCCCGAGCAGGGCTCACTCACCCAGCGTGATCTGGACGACCGCATGGGGGAGGTCTGGTTCGACCCGCAAGGCTTCTTCCTCGCCGAGCGCGCGGGCGAGATCGTCGGCTTCCACTGGACCAAGGTGCACGGCGAGGAGCGGCTGGGCGAGGTGTACGTGGTGGGCGTGCGGCCGGACGCCCAGGGCGGCGGCCTCGGCCGGGCGCTGACCGCGATCGGCCTGCGCCACCTGGCCGCGCAGGGGCTGCCGACCGCGATGCTGTACGTGGACGCGGACAACCTCGCGGCCGTCTCCGTCTACGACCGGCTGGGCTTCGTCACGCACGAGACGGACCTGATGTACCGCACGGAGACCTGA
- a CDS encoding RNA degradosome polyphosphate kinase, producing MSHSSGQAPVHPQPQPSVGSIAAHRPHAVAVPPVRSLDPDLDADPDIYEEGSGPDAENGELPQGRFLDRERSWLGFNERVLELAEDPATPLLERANFLAIFAGNLDEFFMVRVAGLKRRIATGVATRSASGLQPREVLEQIWTRSRELMARHAACYQQDVAPALAEEGIHLIRWPDLTEKEQSRLFTLFRQQIFPVLTPLAVDPAHPFPYISGLSLNLAVVVRNPVSGHDHFARVKVPPLLSRFLEASPQRYVPLEDVIAAHLEELFPGMEVLAHHMFRVTRNEDLEVEEDDTENLLQALEKELLRRRFGPPVRLEVEESIDPYVLDLLVRELKISDAEVYPLPGPLDLTGLFGIAALDRPELKYAKFVAGTHRDLAEVESASAPDIFAALRERDVLLHHPYDSFSTSVQAFLEQAAADPDVLAIKQTLYRTSGKSPIVDALIDAAESGKQVLVLVEIKARFDEQANIKWARKLEEAGCHVVYGLVGLKTHCKLSLVVRQEGDTLRRYSHVGTGNYHPKTARLYEDLGLLTADPKVGADLSDLFNRLSGYSRRETYRRLLVAPKSLRDGLVTRINKEITHHRAGRPASVRIKVNSMVDEAVIDALYGAARAGVPVDVWVRGICALRPGVPGLSENIRVRSILGRFLEHSRVFAFGNGGEPEVWLGSADMMHRNLDRRIEALVRVTDPAHRAALNRLLESGMSDTTASWHLGPDGEWTRHATDPDGQPLRNVQEMLIDARRRRRGSTT from the coding sequence ATGAGCCACTCCAGCGGTCAGGCACCGGTCCACCCGCAGCCCCAGCCCTCGGTCGGTTCGATCGCGGCGCACAGGCCGCATGCCGTCGCCGTTCCGCCGGTGCGGTCGCTCGACCCCGACCTCGACGCCGATCCGGACATCTACGAGGAGGGCTCCGGTCCGGACGCGGAGAACGGCGAACTGCCCCAGGGGCGGTTCCTGGACCGTGAGCGCAGCTGGCTGGGGTTCAACGAGCGGGTGCTGGAGCTCGCCGAGGACCCCGCGACCCCGCTGCTGGAGCGGGCCAACTTCCTCGCGATCTTCGCCGGCAACCTGGACGAGTTCTTCATGGTCCGGGTCGCGGGTCTGAAGCGGCGCATCGCCACCGGTGTGGCCACCCGCTCCGCCTCCGGGCTCCAGCCCCGTGAGGTGCTGGAGCAGATCTGGACCCGGTCCCGGGAACTCATGGCCCGGCACGCCGCCTGCTACCAGCAGGACGTCGCCCCGGCGCTGGCCGAGGAGGGCATCCATCTGATCCGCTGGCCGGATCTCACCGAGAAGGAGCAGTCCCGCCTCTTCACCCTCTTCCGGCAGCAGATCTTCCCCGTGCTGACTCCGCTGGCCGTGGACCCGGCGCACCCCTTCCCGTACATCTCGGGGCTCTCGCTCAACCTCGCCGTCGTGGTGCGCAACCCGGTGAGCGGCCATGACCACTTCGCACGGGTGAAGGTTCCGCCGCTGCTCTCCCGGTTCCTGGAGGCGTCGCCGCAGCGCTATGTGCCGCTGGAGGACGTCATAGCGGCGCATCTGGAGGAGCTGTTCCCGGGGATGGAGGTGCTCGCGCACCATATGTTCCGGGTGACCCGCAACGAGGACCTGGAGGTCGAGGAGGACGACACGGAGAACCTGCTCCAGGCCCTGGAGAAGGAGCTGCTGCGCCGCCGCTTCGGGCCCCCGGTGCGGCTGGAGGTCGAGGAGTCCATCGACCCGTACGTCCTGGACCTGCTGGTGCGCGAGCTGAAGATCTCCGACGCGGAGGTCTACCCGCTGCCCGGCCCGCTCGACCTCACCGGGCTCTTCGGGATAGCGGCGCTGGACCGGCCGGAGCTGAAGTACGCCAAGTTCGTGGCGGGCACCCATCGCGACCTGGCCGAGGTGGAGTCCGCCTCGGCCCCCGACATCTTCGCCGCGCTGCGCGAGCGGGACGTCCTGCTGCACCACCCGTACGACTCCTTCTCCACCTCCGTGCAGGCGTTCCTGGAGCAGGCCGCGGCCGATCCGGACGTGCTCGCGATCAAGCAGACGCTCTACCGCACCTCGGGCAAGTCGCCGATCGTCGACGCGCTCATCGACGCCGCCGAGTCCGGCAAGCAGGTGCTGGTGCTGGTCGAGATCAAGGCCCGGTTCGACGAGCAGGCCAACATCAAGTGGGCGCGCAAGCTGGAGGAGGCCGGCTGCCATGTGGTCTACGGCCTGGTGGGGCTGAAGACCCACTGCAAGCTGTCGCTGGTGGTCCGCCAGGAGGGCGACACCCTGCGCCGCTACTCCCACGTCGGTACCGGCAACTACCACCCCAAGACGGCACGGCTCTACGAGGACCTGGGGCTGCTCACGGCCGACCCCAAGGTCGGCGCGGATCTGTCCGACCTGTTCAACCGGTTGAGCGGCTACTCCCGCCGGGAGACCTACCGGCGGCTGCTGGTCGCGCCCAAGTCACTGCGCGACGGGCTGGTCACCCGCATCAACAAGGAGATCACCCACCACCGGGCGGGCCGCCCCGCCTCGGTGCGGATCAAGGTCAACTCGATGGTCGACGAGGCCGTGATCGACGCCCTCTACGGGGCGGCGCGGGCCGGAGTGCCGGTCGACGTCTGGGTGCGCGGCATCTGTGCGCTGCGGCCGGGCGTTCCCGGGCTCTCGGAGAACATCCGGGTCCGCTCCATCCTGGGGCGCTTCCTGGAGCATTCGCGCGTCTTCGCGTTCGGGAACGGCGGTGAGCCCGAGGTGTGGCTCGGCAGCGCCGACATGATGCACCGGAATCTGGACCGCCGGATAGAGGCGCTGGTGCGGGTCACCGACCCCGCTCACCGCGCGGCGCTCAACCGCCTGCTGGAGAGCGGTATGTCCGACACCACCGCCTCCTGGCACCTGGGCCCGGACGGCGAGTGGACGCGGCACGCCACGGACCCGGACGGACAGCCGCTGCGGAACGTACAGGAAATGCTCATAGACGCCCGGAGGCGACGGCGTGGTTCAACGACATGA
- a CDS encoding CHAD domain-containing protein — MVQRHDLPLVGMTGTGQPPGTPPRGAGPGGPGGPGGYGTAERIADPAPAASPPTAGDVLASYLNAQAGDFLRSLRLHRESGSDAEESAEAARLLRRAARRISGALSVYRPLTDTAWSDELRAELAWLSGTLALEHAYTERLSRLRDALHRLSGTGGPPDRPAAEEAAAVGAAAGETAGGGGSAAAPARPARAARRSVSLATGTPDPAPAPPAPRRAPVDGADPAEAAHGAEETSAPAGGKRSGKRAADQRADPRADQRADQRVDQRTGQHADGPDATGHPATAPQRAGGADGGRGAGLTVGAARAGALLERQLTLARTRAHTAALQALGSSRFHAVADTVALLASEVPLEEPAAQRPAEQVLIPLAETAYRRLVEAVDVLPLGRAEHPYNAEALIHGLAATPAADAPPASEQQDAPWHQVRHLLRMRRYALEVLEMAEAPTVPRAADEGHGAGAVNGPVNGPVEPPQSVRLLAAAQALERHRDASEAAAAAAAAARTPRIAPATAYALGVLHADQRHEVEAARFAFGRIWRRIATRAT, encoded by the coding sequence GTGGTTCAACGACATGACCTGCCGCTGGTCGGGATGACGGGTACCGGTCAGCCGCCCGGCACCCCGCCCCGTGGCGCCGGTCCGGGCGGCCCTGGGGGGCCCGGGGGGTACGGCACGGCGGAGCGCATCGCGGACCCGGCCCCTGCCGCGTCCCCGCCCACGGCCGGGGACGTGCTCGCGTCCTATCTGAACGCGCAGGCCGGAGACTTCCTGCGGAGTCTGCGGCTGCACCGCGAGAGCGGCTCCGACGCCGAGGAGTCCGCGGAGGCCGCCCGGCTGCTGCGCCGGGCCGCCCGCCGGATCAGCGGCGCGCTGTCCGTCTACCGCCCGCTCACCGACACCGCCTGGTCCGATGAGCTCCGCGCCGAGCTGGCCTGGCTGTCGGGCACGCTGGCCCTGGAGCACGCGTACACCGAGCGGCTGTCCCGGCTGCGTGACGCCCTCCACCGCCTCTCCGGTACCGGCGGGCCGCCGGACCGGCCCGCGGCGGAGGAGGCCGCGGCCGTGGGGGCGGCGGCGGGCGAGACGGCGGGAGGCGGCGGGAGCGCGGCCGCCCCGGCCCGGCCCGCACGGGCCGCCCGCCGCAGCGTCTCCCTCGCCACCGGCACCCCGGACCCGGCGCCCGCCCCGCCCGCCCCGCGCAGGGCCCCCGTGGACGGCGCGGACCCGGCGGAGGCGGCGCACGGGGCCGAGGAGACCTCCGCGCCGGCCGGCGGCAAACGGTCCGGGAAACGGGCGGCCGACCAGCGAGCCGACCCGCGAGCCGACCAGCGAGCCGACCAGCGAGTGGATCAGCGCACCGGTCAGCACGCCGACGGACCGGACGCGACAGGACATCCGGCCACCGCCCCCCAGCGGGCCGGTGGTGCGGACGGGGGCCGGGGCGCCGGGCTGACCGTGGGGGCAGCCCGCGCCGGGGCCTTGCTGGAGCGCCAGCTCACCCTGGCCCGGACCCGCGCCCACACCGCCGCCCTCCAGGCGCTCGGCTCCTCCCGCTTCCACGCGGTCGCCGACACCGTGGCGCTGCTCGCCTCCGAGGTGCCGCTCGAGGAGCCCGCCGCCCAGCGCCCCGCCGAGCAGGTGCTGATCCCGCTCGCCGAGACGGCGTACCGGCGGCTGGTCGAGGCGGTCGACGTACTGCCACTGGGCCGCGCCGAACATCCGTACAACGCCGAGGCCCTGATCCACGGGCTCGCCGCGACCCCCGCCGCCGACGCCCCGCCCGCCAGCGAACAGCAGGACGCGCCCTGGCACCAGGTGCGCCATCTGCTGCGCATGCGCCGCTACGCACTGGAGGTGTTGGAGATGGCGGAGGCGCCGACGGTGCCCAGGGCTGCGGACGAGGGGCACGGGGCCGGGGCGGTGAACGGCCCGGTGAACGGCCCGGTGGAGCCCCCGCAGTCCGTACGGCTGCTGGCCGCCGCCCAGGCGCTGGAGCGCCACCGCGACGCGTCCGAGGCCGCGGCCGCCGCGGCGGCCGCGGCCCGCACCCCGCGGATCGCCCCGGCCACGGCGTACGCGCTCGGTGTGCTCCACGCCGATCAGCGCCATGAGGTGGAGGCGGCCCGCTTCGCGTTCGGCCGGATCTGGCGGCGCATCGCGACCAGAGCGACCTGA
- a CDS encoding NUDIX hydrolase: MAQRNSQGSGDGGAGAPTGPVLAAGCVLWRRAPDGGRLEVAVVHRPRYDDWSHPKGKLKRGEDALRGAVREVAEETGMGCAPGAPLPTLRYVAKGRPKEVRYWAAEAVHDEPFVPNREVDRLVWLPPSAARLRLTYDHDRGLIDALLDAVSPS; this comes from the coding sequence ATGGCTCAGCGGAATTCCCAGGGCTCGGGCGACGGCGGCGCGGGCGCGCCCACCGGACCCGTCCTCGCGGCGGGCTGTGTGCTCTGGCGGCGCGCCCCCGACGGCGGGCGGCTGGAGGTCGCGGTGGTCCACCGCCCCCGCTACGACGACTGGTCGCATCCGAAGGGCAAGCTCAAGCGCGGTGAGGACGCGCTGCGCGGCGCGGTGCGGGAGGTCGCGGAGGAGACCGGTATGGGATGCGCCCCCGGCGCCCCGCTGCCCACCCTCCGCTATGTGGCCAAGGGCCGTCCCAAGGAGGTCCGCTACTGGGCGGCGGAGGCGGTCCACGACGAGCCCTTCGTCCCCAACCGCGAGGTCGACCGGCTGGTCTGGCTGCCGCCCTCAGCGGCCCGGCTGCGGCTGACGTACGACCACGACCGCGGGCTGATCGACGCGCTGCTGGACGCGGTGTCCCCGTCGTAG
- a CDS encoding class I SAM-dependent methyltransferase, protein MPARVPPPTRPVGSATRGTTHPNRLRRMDRWIAAAHGPALRRAEAPVAVDLGYGAAPWTAVELLTRLRTVRPGARVVGVEIDPVRVAAARPYEREGLAFAHGGFEVPLPDGARPALIRAANVLRQYEEDEVAEVWRRLCARLAPGGLLVEGTCDEIGRRHVWVALAPDGPRTVTFATRLGSLERPSDLAERLPKALIHRNVPGEPVHTFLRDFDRAWAAAAPYAALSARQRWIRSAQTLRAAGWPLVDGPRRWRQGELTVRWDALAPRP, encoded by the coding sequence ATGCCCGCCCGCGTACCGCCGCCGACCCGCCCGGTCGGTTCGGCGACCCGCGGGACCACCCATCCGAACCGGCTTCGCCGCATGGACCGCTGGATCGCCGCCGCCCACGGACCCGCCCTGCGCCGGGCCGAGGCCCCCGTGGCGGTCGACCTGGGCTACGGGGCCGCGCCCTGGACCGCCGTCGAACTGCTGACCCGGCTGCGCACCGTACGGCCCGGGGCCCGGGTGGTCGGGGTGGAGATCGACCCGGTGCGGGTCGCCGCCGCGCGGCCGTACGAACGCGAGGGGCTCGCCTTCGCCCACGGCGGCTTCGAGGTCCCGCTGCCGGACGGCGCCCGGCCCGCGCTCATCCGGGCCGCCAATGTGCTGCGGCAGTACGAGGAGGACGAAGTCGCCGAGGTGTGGCGGCGGCTGTGCGCCCGGCTGGCCCCGGGCGGCCTGCTGGTCGAAGGGACCTGCGACGAGATCGGACGGCGGCACGTATGGGTCGCCCTCGCCCCGGACGGTCCGCGCACCGTGACCTTCGCGACCCGGCTCGGCTCCCTGGAACGCCCCTCCGACCTGGCCGAACGGCTGCCGAAGGCGCTCATCCACCGCAATGTGCCGGGCGAACCGGTGCACACCTTCCTGCGCGACTTCGACCGCGCCTGGGCGGCCGCCGCCCCGTACGCGGCGCTCAGCGCCCGGCAGCGCTGGATACGCAGCGCCCAGACGCTCCGCGCCGCGGGCTGGCCGCTCGTGGACGGGCCCCGGCGCTGGCGGCAGGGCGAACTCACGGTCCGCTGGGACGCGCTGGCGCCCCGGCCCTGA
- the mshA gene encoding D-inositol-3-phosphate glycosyltransferase, translated as MSQHASRLGGLRGRSHVPFGGHPHARFRRVPRRPRRIAMLSVHTSPLHQPGTGDAGGMNVYIVELARRLADLDIEVEIFTRATTGVLPPSVELAPGVLVRHVAAGPYEGLAKEDLPAQLCAFTHGVMQQWAGHRPGYYDLVHSHYWLSGHVGWLAAQRWGVPLVHAMHTMAKVKNAALAAGDTPEPAARVIGEQQIVSAADRLIANTAEEADELVRHYDAARDRLAVVHPGVNLERFRPADGRAAARARLGLPPDALIPLFAGRIQPLKAPDILLRAVAHLLEEDPSLRERLVVPVVGGPSGSGLAKPERLHKLAARLGICDVVRFRPPVVQDELADWYRAASVLVMPSYSESFGLVAVEAQACGTPVVAASVGGLPVAVRDGVSGTLVGGHDPADYARALRPFADEAGRVDRMGAAAARHAQSFGWGTAAAATAEVYMEAMRERRRLRSAHG; from the coding sequence GTGAGCCAGCACGCGTCCCGCCTCGGCGGTCTGCGAGGCCGATCCCATGTGCCGTTCGGCGGCCACCCCCACGCGCGCTTCCGGCGCGTGCCGCGGCGGCCCCGGCGGATCGCGATGCTCAGCGTGCACACCTCCCCCCTGCACCAGCCCGGCACCGGCGACGCGGGCGGGATGAACGTCTATATCGTCGAGCTCGCCCGGCGGCTGGCCGACCTCGACATCGAGGTGGAGATCTTCACCCGGGCGACCACCGGCGTGCTCCCGCCCTCCGTCGAGCTGGCGCCCGGGGTGCTGGTGCGGCACGTGGCCGCGGGCCCGTACGAGGGGCTGGCCAAGGAGGACCTCCCGGCGCAGCTGTGCGCGTTCACCCACGGGGTGATGCAGCAGTGGGCGGGCCACCGCCCCGGCTACTACGACCTGGTCCACTCCCACTACTGGCTCTCCGGCCACGTCGGCTGGCTGGCCGCCCAGCGCTGGGGCGTACCGCTGGTGCACGCCATGCACACCATGGCCAAGGTCAAGAACGCCGCCCTCGCGGCCGGTGACACCCCCGAGCCCGCGGCCCGCGTCATCGGCGAGCAGCAGATCGTCAGCGCCGCCGACCGGCTGATCGCCAACACCGCCGAGGAGGCGGACGAGCTGGTGCGCCACTACGACGCGGCGCGCGACCGGCTGGCGGTCGTGCATCCGGGGGTGAACCTGGAGCGGTTCCGTCCGGCGGACGGCCGGGCGGCGGCCCGCGCCCGGCTCGGACTGCCGCCCGACGCGCTGATACCGCTCTTCGCCGGGCGCATACAGCCGCTGAAGGCACCCGACATCCTGCTGCGCGCGGTGGCCCACCTCCTGGAGGAAGACCCGTCGCTGCGCGAACGGCTCGTGGTGCCGGTGGTCGGCGGGCCGAGCGGCAGCGGGCTCGCCAAGCCGGAGCGGCTGCACAAGCTGGCGGCGCGGCTGGGGATCTGCGACGTGGTCCGGTTCCGGCCCCCGGTCGTCCAGGACGAGCTGGCCGACTGGTACCGAGCGGCGTCGGTGCTGGTCATGCCGTCGTACAGCGAATCGTTCGGACTGGTGGCGGTCGAGGCGCAGGCATGCGGCACCCCGGTGGTGGCGGCCTCGGTGGGCGGCCTGCCGGTGGCCGTGCGGGACGGTGTCAGCGGCACCCTGGTCGGCGGCCACGACCCGGCCGACTACGCCCGCGCCCTGCGGCCCTTCGCGGACGAGGCGGGGCGCGTGGACCGGATGGGCGCGGCGGCGGCCCGGCACGCTCAGTCCTTCGGCTGGGGCACGGCCGCCGCGGCGACTGCGGAGGTCTACATGGAGGCGATGCGCGAGCGGCGTCGCCTACGATCGGCCCATGGGTGA
- a CDS encoding YbjN domain-containing protein, with product MGDANTNADRSGNGADADSAASAGTVIERTLRDAELEWESPSEGTYVVTLPGTRKLSTTCSLRVGRHSLSINAFVIRHPDENHDTVHRWLLERNTRLYGVSYAIDPLGDIYLVGRLPLAAVTPDELDRLLGTVLENADGSFNTLLEMGFATAIRKEYAWRTARGESTRNLEAFTNLTRDAAG from the coding sequence ATGGGTGACGCCAACACCAACGCCGACAGGTCCGGTAACGGAGCCGACGCCGACAGCGCAGCGAGCGCCGGGACCGTGATCGAGCGGACGCTGCGCGACGCCGAGCTGGAGTGGGAGAGCCCGTCCGAGGGGACGTACGTGGTCACGCTCCCGGGCACCCGCAAGCTCTCGACCACCTGCTCGCTCCGCGTCGGCAGGCACTCCCTCTCGATCAACGCCTTTGTCATCCGCCACCCGGACGAGAACCACGACACCGTCCACCGCTGGCTGCTGGAGCGCAACACCCGGCTGTACGGGGTGAGTTACGCCATCGACCCGCTGGGCGACATCTATCTGGTCGGGCGGCTGCCGCTGGCCGCCGTCACCCCGGACGAACTGGACCGGCTGCTCGGCACCGTCCTGGAGAACGCGGACGGCAGCTTCAACACCCTGCTGGAGATGGGCTTCGCCACCGCGATCCGCAAGGAGTACGCATGGCGTACGGCGCGCGGTGAGTCCACCCGGAACCTCGAGGCGTTCACCAACCTGACGCGCGACGCCGCGGGCTGA
- a CDS encoding RNA polymerase sigma factor, translated as MSDTAEETTRDEEFDAFYARTNRRLTAHALMRFGRDRQGVEDALQEAYIEAMKRWPKVRACPSPEGWVLTTMRHKLVRDGRRWRNRWKPVELTVPASPTATVEETSEALATLRALTTLPPRQREVIVMATSGMSYQEISAELGITTRGVGSNLHKARARLTLLLSIPPGFDREGERLMSPSPRDPLYAVLSAAAAWLLDGLCAEQRGREPGRGSGNDSGRGHGRGHGRGNR; from the coding sequence ATGAGCGACACGGCCGAGGAGACCACGCGCGACGAGGAGTTCGACGCGTTCTACGCCCGCACCAACCGCCGGCTCACCGCCCATGCCCTGATGCGGTTCGGCCGCGACCGGCAGGGCGTCGAGGACGCCCTCCAGGAGGCGTACATCGAGGCGATGAAGCGCTGGCCGAAGGTGCGCGCCTGCCCCTCGCCGGAGGGCTGGGTCCTCACCACCATGCGGCACAAGCTGGTGCGTGACGGACGGCGCTGGCGGAACCGCTGGAAGCCGGTGGAGCTGACCGTTCCGGCCTCCCCGACCGCCACCGTGGAGGAGACCTCGGAGGCGCTGGCCACCCTGCGCGCCCTCACCACCCTGCCGCCGCGGCAGCGCGAGGTGATCGTCATGGCCACCTCGGGCATGAGCTACCAGGAGATATCCGCCGAACTCGGGATCACCACCCGGGGTGTGGGCAGCAATCTGCACAAGGCCCGCGCCCGGCTCACCCTGCTGCTGAGCATCCCGCCCGGTTTCGACCGCGAAGGCGAGCGGCTGATGAGCCCCAGCCCGCGCGACCCGCTGTACGCGGTGCTGTCGGCCGCGGCCGCCTGGCTGCTGGACGGGCTGTGCGCGGAGCAGCGCGGACGCGAGCCGGGGCGCGGCTCCGGGAACGACTCCGGCCGGGGGCACGGCCGGGGGCACGGCCGGGGGAACCGGTGA
- a CDS encoding M48 family metallopeptidase encodes MIAAVRALLAVALLAGFYVLVAVMVLLWVGFLVVALWSSGQPTATTPPTSIFLLCAAFAPVIAGMVWAVVRTARPAGPPAGTVWVSRRGAPALWAVVEELARAVGTRRPDHIRLTSEVNASVTEDASFLGLVPGSRTLYLGLPLLAGLPPAELRAVLAHELGHYSRRHNRFGALAHRGSAGLDAARQAIRDASAANDLVRMYAGGPQALVGLYARVFRRLTRPVRRRQELEADREAARVAGADTVAGALRSTAVLEQLWPEFIAEFLTPMRRAHGCVPDDPFRIFADLVEAPELRELMAEVLEDAVRRPADPDDPHPGLAVRLRRLARLRMPPGPAAPDPADLEPLCVPARYAAEAGRSLFSGARDTVPWRDWLALLAAERATRILTPLAEAVRTVEHEEAGGERPGPLTIHRVLRLVDSGRRMPLARALNSRLAAAGPAGREPLEPLAAALSVLIGAQLVAGGSAYWAMHWTGPSTLVPPDGLAPETIRAWADTAVRLPGQTQRLGLHLAALGVDERSPLPDRAEAGTSDGAPGDEVRNVSIAPQVSEPARRRIGAVRALALTVLLGLTGLGYALWSDRGEPTYPGGPVPRWTQQPGGPYGSDPAPGAVPTYDLPSGLPTGLPTGRPLPTGLPTSRPLPSLPLPSIDIESLVPRRTP; translated from the coding sequence GTGATCGCCGCCGTCCGCGCCCTGCTGGCCGTGGCCCTGCTCGCGGGGTTCTACGTGCTGGTCGCGGTGATGGTGCTGTTGTGGGTGGGCTTCCTGGTGGTGGCGTTATGGAGCTCCGGACAGCCGACCGCCACCACGCCCCCGACCAGCATCTTCCTGCTGTGCGCCGCGTTCGCCCCGGTGATCGCCGGAATGGTGTGGGCGGTGGTCCGTACCGCCCGGCCCGCCGGACCGCCCGCGGGCACGGTGTGGGTGAGCAGGCGCGGGGCGCCCGCGTTATGGGCCGTGGTCGAGGAGCTTGCTCGCGCCGTGGGCACCCGGCGGCCGGACCACATCCGGCTGACCAGCGAGGTCAACGCCTCCGTCACCGAGGACGCCTCGTTCCTGGGCCTGGTGCCCGGCTCCCGCACCCTCTATCTGGGGCTGCCCCTGCTGGCGGGCCTGCCGCCCGCCGAGTTGCGCGCCGTCCTCGCCCATGAGCTGGGCCACTACTCCCGCCGCCACAACCGCTTCGGCGCCCTCGCCCACCGCGGTTCGGCCGGTCTCGACGCCGCCCGGCAGGCGATCCGGGACGCGTCGGCCGCCAATGACCTGGTGCGGATGTACGCGGGCGGGCCGCAGGCGCTGGTCGGGCTGTACGCACGGGTCTTCCGCCGGCTCACCCGGCCGGTGCGGCGGCGGCAGGAGCTGGAGGCGGACCGCGAGGCCGCCCGGGTGGCCGGGGCGGACACGGTGGCCGGCGCGCTGCGCTCCACGGCCGTGCTGGAACAGCTGTGGCCGGAGTTCATCGCGGAGTTCCTCACCCCGATGCGCCGGGCGCACGGATGTGTGCCCGACGACCCGTTCCGGATCTTCGCCGATCTGGTCGAGGCGCCCGAGCTGCGGGAGCTGATGGCCGAGGTGCTCGAGGACGCGGTGCGGCGGCCCGCCGACCCCGACGACCCGCACCCGGGTCTGGCCGTCCGCCTCCGCCGGCTGGCCCGCCTCCGTATGCCCCCGGGCCCGGCCGCACCGGACCCCGCCGACCTCGAACCCCTCTGCGTACCCGCCCGCTACGCCGCCGAGGCGGGCCGGTCGCTGTTCTCCGGGGCGAGGGACACGGTGCCGTGGCGCGACTGGCTCGCGCTGCTGGCCGCCGAGCGCGCGACCCGGATCCTGACCCCGCTGGCGGAGGCGGTGCGTACGGTCGAGCACGAGGAGGCGGGCGGGGAGCGGCCCGGCCCCCTGACCATCCACCGGGTGCTGCGGCTGGTGGACAGCGGCCGCCGGATGCCGCTCGCCCGAGCCCTCAACTCCCGGCTGGCCGCCGCCGGGCCGGCGGGGCGGGAGCCGCTGGAACCGCTGGCCGCCGCGCTGTCCGTGCTGATCGGGGCGCAGTTGGTGGCGGGCGGCAGCGCGTACTGGGCGATGCACTGGACCGGACCGAGCACCCTCGTCCCGCCCGACGGCCTCGCGCCCGAGACGATCCGTGCCTGGGCCGACACCGCCGTACGACTCCCCGGCCAGACCCAGCGGCTGGGGCTGCATCTGGCCGCCCTCGGCGTGGACGAACGCAGCCCGCTGCCGGACCGGGCCGAGGCCGGTACGTCCGACGGCGCGCCCGGGGACGAGGTGCGGAACGTCAGCATCGCGCCCCAGGTGTCCGAGCCCGCCCGTCGGCGGATCGGCGCGGTACGGGCGCTGGCGCTCACGGTGCTGCTGGGGTTGACGGGGCTGGGGTACGCGCTGTGGAGCGACCGGGGCGAGCCGACGTACCCGGGGGGCCCGGTGCCCCGCTGGACCCAGCAGCCCGGCGGCCCCTACGGCTCCGACCCGGCCCCCGGCGCGGTCCCGACCTACGACCTGCCGTCGGGACTCCCGACGGGACTCCCGACGGGGCGGCCGCTGCCCACGGGGCTCCCGACGAGTCGGCCGCTGCCGTCGCTGCCGCTGCCGAGCATCGATATCGAGTCGCTCGTGCCGCGGCGCACGCCGTAA